From the genome of Eucalyptus grandis isolate ANBG69807.140 chromosome 2, ASM1654582v1, whole genome shotgun sequence, one region includes:
- the LOC104417808 gene encoding tryptophan aminotransferase-related protein 2, with amino-acid sequence MANLRSLFSPRHMLVLSIALNVSLVLKIIRQRKNMREKVSRVSMEKPKDAQIDEESQIEASSIQQNMHPTPSPLAVNGGDADDGRNVINLDHGDPTMYEKYWQEMGDKTTVVIPGWQFTSYFSDAGNLCWFLEPELAKEISRLHKVVGNAITEGRHIVVGTGSSQLFLAALYAFTENDASEPFSVVSAAPYYSSYPAATDCLKSGLYKWGGDARNFTETGPYIELVTSPNNPDGFVRQSVVNRSGGILVHDLAYYWPQYTPITSAADYELMLFTVSKSTGHAGMRIGWALVKDPSIAKKMVKYIELSTIGVSKDSQLRAAKVLKVVSNSCGTAARPRENFFAYCHLLMAERWKLLREAVKQSGMFSLPEFEPGFCNFFQRLFEPLPAFAWLKCEGSVEDCESFLKSHNICTRSGRHFGVSPSYVRVSMLDRDRTFGCFVKRLSQIHL; translated from the exons ATGGCAAATCTTCGGTCTCTGTTTTCACCAAGACACATGTTAGTGCTATCCATTGCACTTAATGTGAGCTTAGTGCTCAAAATTATTCGACAAAGAAAGAATATGAGAGAGAAAGTAAGCAGAGTTTCCATGGAGAAGCCAAAAGATGCTCAGATTGATGAAGAGTCCCAAATTGAAGCCAGTTCCATTCAACAAAACATGCACCCAACACCTTCACCATTAGCTGTAAATGGGGGCGATGCAGATGATGGGAGAAATGTGATCAATCTTGACCA TGGTGATCCTACAATGTATGAGAAATATTGGCAAGAAATGGGTGACAAAACCACGGTGGTGATACCAGGCTGGCAGTTCACCAGTTACTTCTCAGATGCTGGGAACCTCTGCTGGTTTTTGGAGCCTGAGCTTGCCAAGGAGATTTCTCGGCTCCATAAAGTGGTTGGTAATGCAATAACAGAGGGTCGTCACATTGTGGTTGGAACAGGTTCTTCACAGCTGTTTCTAGCTGCTTTATATGCTTTCACAGAAAATGATGCATCTGAACCCTTTAGTGTGGTGTCCGCAGCTCCATATTACTCA TCATACCCAGCTGCAACTGACTGCCTGAAGTCAGGCCTGTATAAATGGGGTGGGGATGCACGCAACTTCACCGAGACAGGCCCCTACATTGAGCTGGTCACTTCTCCAAATAATCCAGATGGCTTTGTCAGGCAATCAGTGGTCAATCGAAGTGGGGGAATATTGGTGCATGACCTTGCTTACTACTGGCCACAATATACTCCTATAACATCAGCTGCAGATTATGAGCTGATGTTGTTCACTGTCTCAAAATCAACCGGCCATGCTGGGATGCGCATTGG TTGGGCCCTTGTCAAGGATCCATCAATTGCCAAGAAGATGGTCAAATACATAGAGCTCAGCACCATAGGCGTGTCCAAGGATTCTCAGCTTCGGGCAGCAAAGGTGTTGAAAGTCGTTTCTAACAGCTGTGGAACAGCAGCCAGACCCAGAGAAAACTTCTTTGCGTATTGCCACCTCCTCATGGCAGAGAGGTGGAAGCTACTGAGAGAGGCAGTGAAACAAAGCGGAATGTTCAGTCTGCCTGAATTTGAACCGGGATTCTGCAACTTTTTCCAGCGTCTCTTCGAGCCTCTACCAG CTTTTGCGTGGTTGAAATGTGAAGGCAGTGTAGAAGATTGTGAAAGCTTTCTTAAAAGCCATAACATCTGCACGAGGAGCGGAAGGCATTTTGGGGTTAGCCCTTCATATGTCCGAGTAAGCATGTTGGACCGTGATAGAACTTTTGGCTGTTTCGTTAAAAGGTTATCCCAGATCCATCTGTGA